The Chitinophagales bacterium genome has a segment encoding these proteins:
- a CDS encoding YifB family Mg chelatase-like AAA ATPase: MLVKAYGSAVYGVDAVPITVEVNVCKGTKYFLVGLPDNAIKESWSRVESALTHNFYRMPRTKIIINLSPADIRKEGSAYDLPIAIGILVASEQLHTDLLSKYIIMGELSLDGILQPIRGTLPIALQAKRDGFEGIILPKQNAKEAAVVEGIKVYGMEHINEVVHFLSGDMEFSTTKSDIDFNYHSNTNGLDIDFADVKGQENIKRALEVAAAGGHNIILIGPPGAGKTMLAKRLPSILPPLTIREALETTKIHSVAGQLNGDTAIIRERPFRAPHHTVSDVALVGGGSYPQPGEISLAHNGVLFLDELPEFKRSVLEVMRQPMEDGKVTISRAKIAVDFDSRFVLAGSMNPCSCGYYNHPIKSCTCPPGAVQKYLNKISGPLLDRIDLHVEVIPVALNELTNNEKGESSKMIQARVIAARKIQTERFDTENIYCNAQMSATQTRKYCTLDDNVQAILNQAMSKLQLSARAYDRIIKVARTIADLDHTENISTKHIAEAIQFRSLDRANWAG, from the coding sequence ATGTTAGTAAAAGCTTATGGTAGTGCTGTTTATGGTGTAGATGCTGTGCCTATTACAGTAGAAGTAAATGTATGCAAAGGCACCAAGTATTTTTTAGTAGGATTGCCTGATAATGCTATTAAAGAAAGTTGGAGTAGAGTAGAAAGTGCATTAACACATAACTTTTACAGAATGCCAAGAACTAAAATTATTATCAATTTATCTCCAGCAGATATTAGAAAAGAAGGTTCTGCCTACGATTTACCTATTGCTATTGGTATTTTAGTTGCTTCTGAACAATTGCACACCGATTTACTATCAAAATACATTATAATGGGTGAATTATCTTTAGATGGCATACTTCAACCAATAAGAGGAACTTTACCTATTGCATTACAAGCAAAACGAGACGGTTTTGAAGGCATCATTTTACCAAAACAAAATGCTAAAGAAGCAGCTGTAGTAGAAGGCATTAAAGTCTATGGCATGGAACACATCAATGAAGTGGTACATTTTTTATCTGGTGATATGGAGTTTAGTACAACCAAAAGCGATATAGATTTTAACTATCATAGTAATACCAATGGCTTAGATATTGATTTTGCAGATGTAAAAGGACAAGAAAATATTAAACGAGCTTTAGAAGTTGCTGCAGCTGGTGGACATAATATTATTTTAATTGGTCCGCCTGGTGCTGGTAAAACCATGCTCGCCAAACGCTTGCCTTCTATTTTGCCACCTTTAACCATTAGAGAAGCTTTAGAAACCACTAAAATCCATTCGGTAGCTGGACAATTAAACGGAGATACAGCCATTATAAGAGAACGACCTTTTAGAGCACCACATCATACTGTTTCAGATGTAGCTTTAGTTGGTGGTGGAAGCTATCCGCAACCTGGCGAAATTTCTTTAGCACATAATGGTGTTTTATTTTTAGATGAATTGCCAGAATTTAAACGCAGTGTATTAGAAGTGATGCGTCAGCCAATGGAAGATGGAAAAGTAACCATTTCAAGAGCAAAGATTGCAGTAGACTTCGATAGTCGATTTGTTTTAGCAGGCAGTATGAATCCTTGTAGCTGCGGATATTACAATCATCCTATTAAATCGTGTACTTGTCCGCCTGGTGCTGTACAAAAATATCTCAACAAAATTTCAGGACCATTATTAGATAGAATTGATTTACATGTAGAAGTTATTCCTGTTGCTTTGAACGAATTAACGAATAATGAAAAAGGAGAATCGAGTAAAATGATACAAGCAAGAGTCATAGCTGCTAGAAAAATTCAGACAGAACGATTTGATACAGAAAATATCTATTGTAATGCACAAATGAGTGCTACACAAACTAGAAAATATTGTACACTTGATGACAATGTACAAGCAATACTTAATCAAGCAATGAGTAAATTACAGTTGAGTGCAAGAGCTTATGACAGAATTATAAAAGTAGCAAGAACCATTGCCGATTTAGACCATACCGAAAATATTTCTACGAAACACATCGCCGAAGCCATACAATTTAGAAGCTTAGACAGAGCCAACTGGGCTGGTTGA